The sequence below is a genomic window from Monodelphis domestica isolate mMonDom1 chromosome 2, mMonDom1.pri, whole genome shotgun sequence.
TCTGAAAGAGAATAAGGGAAAGGAGATAGAAGGAGAAGTTCAATAATTAGGAGAATCTGAAGAGAGGTGTCCTAAAAACATAGATAAAGGAAAAGTGATCAGAAGTGACAAAGAGCTAAAGCAAAGTTTGTATCTATAAAAGGGAAAACTTCAAAACGATtagaattgtttaaaaaatgtgaGGGGAAATGTTCTGTCCCAGTCTGTTATGAGTTCCTCATCACTGGAGGTACCCAGGTGAAGGCTGGATGACAATTTTCTTGGATTCATAGTGCAATTCTTATTTCACCATGAGGCTCAACTGTATGACCTCAAAGATTGCTTCAAATGTGAAAATTCCatgattttaaaagccaaatcaAATTTCTAGAATAGAACcatttccccagttgataaatgggcaagggacatggataggcagttttcagataaagaaatcaaaactattaataagcacatgaagaagtgttctacatctcttataatcagagagatgcaaatcaaaacaactctgaggtatcacctcacacttagcagattggctaacataacagcagaggaaagctggaggtgatgtggcaaagtcgggacattaattcattgctggtggagttgtgaattgatccaaccattctggagggcaatttggaactgtgcccaaagaatgataaaagactgtctgccctttgatccagccatagcactgctgagtttgtaccccaaagagataataaggaaaaagacttgtacaagaatattcatagctgagctctttgtggtggccaaaaattggaaaacgaggggatgcccatcaattggggaatggctgaacaaattgtggtatatgttggtgatggaatattattgtgcaaaaaggaataataaagtggaggaattccatggagactggaacgacctccaggaagtgatgcagagcgagaggagcagaaccaggagaacatcgtacacagagactgacacattatggtacaagagaacgtaacggacttctccattagtggcagtgtaatgtccctgaacaatctgcagggatctaggagaaaaaacactatccataagcagaggacaaactgagggagtagaaacaccgaggaaaagcaactgcctgactacaatggctgaggggacatgacagaggagagactctaaacgaacactctaatgcaaatactaacaacatggcaatgggttcaaatcaagaacacatgtgatacccagtggaatcacgcgtcagctacagggggtgggagggaggaaaagaaaatgatctttgtctttaatgaataatgcatggaaatgatcaaataaaatactataaaattaaaaaaatagaatagaaccaTTTATATAAGAAATCAAGGTATAGACCCAATAGAGATGGATAACACATTTGATCAGAATTTGGGGGACAAAGGGGTAATAGGCAGGGTTCCAGATGTATGATTTTTATTCCTAGAGTGGAAACTCTATTGATACAGAATATCAGAATGCTTGTGATTCAGATTGGCTTAGAAAGTTGCATTGGGTACTGAATAATTTGCTCACAGTCACAAAAGTAGGATGCATCAGAAGACTTAACTTGAATAACAGGACTTCTGGACTCCATGCTGGTCTATGGCCCACTACGTCACTGCTTCTCATGTTCAGAACATTTCTTAATAGAGACAAAATTACATTTCATTACTATTATATTGTGAGAGCTCTTAATTCTATGCATGGCTTTGATAGACAGAAAGGACTTTGGGGCTCCTCagtggcagtggatagagtcctggacctTATGTCAGGAATACTTAtcttcctgtattcaaatctgacctcatacacaagctgtgtgacttttgggcaagtcatttaaccctttccccctcagtttccttttctgtatctgtaaaatgagctagagaaggaaatggcaagccattacaatatctttgccaagaaaacccccaaatggggtcacaaacaatcagatataactgaaagaACTTAATAATAGAGGATGCCTGACAGCAAAGTCCCTCTGAATTTTTTTGAGTCTTTGCAACTCAGCTACTAGCTCTACATAATTTGTCTCAAGTTAAATAttgggattttttaaattaaatttttaatgcaGGAAGCTTTTTACATAAATCACACAAACAGGATACTAGAGAGAAAATGCAATGGAGGGGACAGAATCTGCAACATTCTACTATCAACAAAGTTCTTGCTTATATAACACCAAAAACCCTCCTTCTCAGGAAGCCTGATCATTTTAAGGATTTTTAGAAAATCACTAAAAATTCCTTGCTTTCAGAAATTCTCTTGTAAAACTTTCCCTTGGATAATAGGAACTCATGTAacaatattgtttttaaagaGGTTACACGCACTAGTTGTtcagatcctcacaagaacctttgagtattcccattttacagaaggtgATTTTACATCTTTTACTAAGACTAAAAGCACTCAAGTGACTTATACATTGATACAATGACAGAGCTAGGATTCTTGGAGACAGAGAATGAATTCACACTCAGAGCTTCAGAATCCACATCCAGTTTGCTTTCTACCATAGTGacattcattttcctgaattgtTAAAAATTAAGAGTAGTACATACTAAGTGGTTTATCTCATTTCTTCAGATCAGAGATATCAAAATGATGCCAATAAGCCACATGAAACCCATAATACCCCAGTGCAGCAGTAACTAGAttaaatgtaattagaaaatattaaaaagaaataccaaaaaatatatactattatGGTTATTTTCAGTCAATCTGCATCCTGGAGGAATCCTTATGTATGATTTAATGCCCTctgtttccatttgagtttgatatcactACTCTAGAACGCTCCATAACATCAAGGCTCTCTCTCTCATATGATatctaaaaatgaatatatatatatatatatatatacactcacagactctaatatattcatatatgtttttCTGTGCACTTCCATCCCATATCCTACCTTCtttaggaagccttccctaaccctTCTTAATTACAATCCTTCCTATCTTTTAATTGTCTCCTATTTTTTCCTGAAGAtagtttgttttgtattttttgcatgttgtctcttctaaTGGACTGTAAGCTCCCTggaggcagggactatcttttgcctcttttttaaccctagtacttagcacagtgctgacATCTaaaggcgcttaataaatgtttaatgaattgaattgaactgaaaatcCCCTTTAATTACTAACAatttctcctcccccacccccaaacctcTTGAACCACAAATTACAATGCCCTCCCCTATTTCCCAACTGAAATACAaggcagaggaagaaagaagagtacATTGATGACAGGCATAATTTAAGAGTGTTTGAGCTTTCAAATAGAAGGGTGTTTACATTCAGCCTATTTGAACCATTTTCACATGTAAGATAGTTAGAAATTACAGCACTGCATCCATCATTTCAAAACTGTTCTTGTGACACTGGTTTTCTCAATTGCCTGGCTTTTCCTTCTGGAGATTTTCCCGGAATAATTTCACCTTTCCTTGGATTTCTTTCAGAGTAACAATTTTCTGCTCCAAGATGGACTCTAACTGGGCAGCACAGAAATCTACATCATAGTTTATTCCATCTGCCATCTCTAAAAATGCTCTGAGCCACTGACTGGATTCTTTGCAGGAcgctgatttttttttgtctaattttGTAGATGTCACTTCCTCTTCATCTGCCTCATCCACATCTTcactttgtaaaaatattttataatcacgCTTCTCCTGTTTTCCTGTTGGAGTCACAATTTGTTTATCTAGTAGCTTTGACTCCTGATGCACATGTGGATGGAGATAATTTAAAAGACTAGAATCCAGAGTTAATTCCTTTACTCTGTTTGCATACCTTAAAGTATTGAGTGTGTTTTCACATGAACTCAGTCCTGGAGAGATTGTAGCAATCATACAGGTGCAAGCGTTCTTGCCTATGAATGAATCCCTAAGCACCTGTGTCAGTTTGCTGGCTCTGAATGGGGTATGAGGCTTATTTTGTCCCAGTGCCCTTATGCATTCTTTGAGTGCCAGGAGACTTTTGTTTATTTCTGCTCCTTCTAATTGCCTCTGTCTGCTGGTTCTGCAGGTGTCTGCTCCCCTCTCATTTCCAGCTAGGTCAATGAGGGAAAACTTTCCATGcaacttccctttcctcttcagtATGATCTGAAATACAGCATGACTTCGAGAAGAGTGGGCATTGACAGATGTCTGACCAGAAGTCCGGTAGCTGCTGCCTAGCTCAATGAGGTTCAGCACGTCTTCTACACAGCACACTTCCTGTTCCTGTAGTCCCAAAACCTGGATTTGTTGCTTGGCATCCTCAAGGACCCTGAGTTTCGTCTTCCAGTTCAGTAAATCATACACTTTGCCCCCATAAATCTCAAAAAATGTCCCATAGACCTTCAGGTCCAACTTCTCATAAGTGGGCTTCTTGAGCATTAAGAAGACATCCTCAGCCACGAGGGCATAGATGCCTTTAGAGCAATTTTGGCTTCTCCCGAAAAGATCCCCTCCCATTGTGTGTGTTTTCCCACTGCCCGTCTGACCATAGGCAAAGCAAGTGGCCATACCCTTGTGGAAGATGTTCTCCACCAGTGGTTGGGCAGTGAATCGGTACACAAATTCGTTGGA
It includes:
- the KIF2B gene encoding kinesin-like protein KIF2B, with amino-acid sequence MSPHFGAIQIGVSLNIRRSDGRIHPAVVASINKNNNSVTVEWLEKGANKGKKVDLATVLLLNPGLSAPGYLQSSRVPTPLPLTALYSAKGDKASTNQWVVHPQKNETASGDSLVTFSEPVLVKQRKSHCLLEIEKLQKQRQKRRQQLLEFQAKRAQNVNVVRPNYEIMCMIQEFRRKIDYSKMLSPDPTDDHRICVCVRKRPLNEQETLVKDLDIITVPTRNVVMVHESKQKVDLTRYLEHHTFRFDHAFDDTASNEFVYRFTAQPLVENIFHKGMATCFAYGQTGSGKTHTMGGDLFGRSQNCSKGIYALVAEDVFLMLKKPTYEKLDLKVYGTFFEIYGGKVYDLLNWKTKLRVLEDAKQQIQVLGLQEQEVCCVEDVLNLIELGSSYRTSGQTSVNAHSSRSHAVFQIILKRKGKLHGKFSLIDLAGNERGADTCRTSRQRQLEGAEINKSLLALKECIRALGQNKPHTPFRASKLTQVLRDSFIGKNACTCMIATISPGLSSCENTLNTLRYANRVKELTLDSSLLNYLHPHVHQESKLLDKQIVTPTGKQEKRDYKIFLQSEDVDEADEEEVTSTKLDKKKSASCKESSQWLRAFLEMADGINYDVDFCAAQLESILEQKIVTLKEIQGKVKLFRENLQKEKPGN